A window of Photobacterium sp. GJ3 contains these coding sequences:
- a CDS encoding outer membrane protein OmpK, producing the protein MKQTPLALALGAVLVVPGISFAADYTDGDIHKNDYKWFQFNLMYALEEYPRAPDDPSGHDYLEMEFGGRSGIFDLYGYVDYFDLTEHDASDKKDRPKMFMKFAPRVSLDALTRTDLSFGPVQELYFATLFNWGGGAHDVNNSFWGIGSDVMVPWFGKVGLNLYALYDVNAKDWNGYQISTNWFKPFYTFDNGTFLSYQGYIDYQFGADDEFNGNSQATHGGNWFNGLYWHSDRFSVGYGLKLFYDVYLIEDSDAFESTGPSHYFSVTYKF; encoded by the coding sequence ATGAAACAGACCCCGTTAGCTTTGGCTCTTGGAGCAGTCCTGGTTGTCCCCGGAATCAGCTTTGCCGCAGACTATACTGACGGCGATATCCATAAAAATGACTATAAATGGTTCCAGTTCAATTTGATGTACGCACTGGAAGAATACCCACGGGCACCGGATGATCCGTCCGGCCACGATTATCTGGAAATGGAATTTGGCGGACGTTCCGGGATTTTCGATTTATATGGCTATGTCGATTACTTCGATCTGACGGAGCATGATGCCAGCGACAAAAAAGACCGGCCCAAAATGTTCATGAAATTTGCCCCGCGGGTTTCGCTGGATGCCCTGACCAGAACCGATCTCTCCTTTGGTCCGGTGCAAGAGCTGTACTTTGCAACCCTTTTCAACTGGGGAGGCGGTGCGCATGATGTCAACAATTCCTTCTGGGGGATAGGTTCAGACGTCATGGTCCCCTGGTTTGGCAAAGTCGGCCTCAATCTGTATGCGCTGTACGATGTGAACGCCAAAGACTGGAATGGTTACCAGATCTCGACCAACTGGTTTAAACCCTTTTATACCTTTGATAACGGCACCTTCCTTTCATATCAGGGGTATATTGATTACCAGTTTGGTGCAGATGATGAATTCAATGGTAATTCACAAGCAACGCATGGCGGGAACTGGTTTAACGGCCTGTACTGGCATTCAGACCGCTTCTCTGTCGGTTACGGCCTGAAGCTCTTTTATGATGTCTACCTGATTGAAGACTCCGACGCATTCGAATCAACCGGTCCGTCTCATTATTTCTCTGTCACTTATAAATTCTGA
- the panE gene encoding 2-dehydropantoate 2-reductase, giving the protein MNITLVGAGAVGCLWAGALAKQGHQVHLWRRQPGTHFTLNWQGLDTAIPDTFTLPCNQSSLLASSDGVLITVKAFQVSEAVASIQPFLKPQTPVIVMHNGMGTESHVLKQLPGHPVLYATTAQAAFRPDPFSVRHTGMGPTHLGGVNPAGQACAQFSDIFHDALSPCHWHTDIHLPQWQKLAINCAINPLTAIHQCRNGELADRHFAEPLMAICDEVAAVMRAAGYPAETESLLQQVYTVINATAANYSSMQQDVAHQRQTEIDAITGFLIAQATSFQIATPTNQQLWQQIKQLEQEYG; this is encoded by the coding sequence GTGAACATCACTCTGGTCGGTGCCGGCGCAGTGGGTTGCCTTTGGGCAGGCGCGCTGGCCAAACAAGGACATCAGGTCCATCTCTGGCGACGTCAGCCGGGCACTCATTTCACGCTGAACTGGCAGGGGCTGGATACAGCAATCCCAGACACCTTTACCCTGCCCTGTAATCAATCCTCACTGCTGGCCAGCAGTGACGGGGTGCTCATCACGGTCAAAGCCTTTCAGGTCAGCGAAGCGGTGGCTTCGATTCAGCCCTTCCTGAAACCCCAGACGCCGGTCATTGTGATGCACAATGGCATGGGCACAGAATCCCATGTTCTGAAGCAGTTACCGGGACATCCCGTGCTGTACGCCACTACAGCTCAGGCTGCTTTCCGGCCCGATCCCTTCAGTGTGCGGCACACCGGCATGGGCCCGACCCACCTCGGCGGGGTCAACCCGGCAGGTCAGGCCTGTGCCCAGTTCAGCGACATTTTTCACGATGCCCTGTCACCCTGCCACTGGCACACCGACATTCATCTGCCCCAGTGGCAGAAGCTGGCGATTAATTGCGCCATCAATCCGCTGACAGCTATTCACCAGTGCCGAAACGGAGAACTGGCCGACCGCCATTTTGCCGAGCCATTGATGGCAATCTGTGACGAAGTCGCAGCCGTGATGCGTGCAGCAGGATATCCCGCAGAGACGGAATCACTTTTGCAGCAGGTCTACACCGTCATCAACGCGACTGCGGCCAATTACTCCTCAATGCAGCAGGATGTTGCCCATCAGCGCCAAACAGAAATCGACGCCATTACCGGCTTTCTCATTGCACAAGCAACCTCATTTCAAATTGCCACACCGACGAATCAACAGCTGTGGCAGCAGATCAAACAGTTGGAGCAAGAATATGGCTAA
- a CDS encoding DJ-1 family glyoxalase III: protein MANAAPSMAKQPTVAVCIAPGSEEMEVINTVDILIRAGMQVTLASVAEDGALAVKGSRGITLTADKRLVEIADDPFDCVVLPGGLPGAEYLRDSTLAVEFVKQHKYDGKLVAAICAAPVVMLEHHQLYPEALMTAHPGFVGKIPEDRRRAGRRVMFDVNHNLLTSQAPGTSQEFALEIITILMGKAKTAEVAEPMVMWPSMCFDVVGKG, encoded by the coding sequence ATGGCTAATGCAGCGCCAAGCATGGCAAAACAACCCACCGTCGCCGTGTGTATCGCGCCGGGCAGTGAAGAAATGGAAGTGATCAATACGGTGGATATTCTGATCCGGGCCGGCATGCAGGTCACCCTCGCCAGCGTGGCAGAAGATGGCGCGCTGGCCGTCAAAGGATCCCGGGGAATTACCCTGACCGCCGACAAGCGGCTGGTTGAGATCGCCGATGATCCTTTCGATTGTGTCGTTCTGCCGGGAGGTTTACCGGGCGCAGAATATTTGCGCGACAGCACACTCGCCGTTGAGTTCGTCAAACAGCATAAATATGACGGAAAACTGGTTGCGGCAATCTGTGCAGCTCCCGTGGTGATGCTGGAACATCACCAGCTGTATCCTGAAGCGCTGATGACGGCTCATCCGGGCTTTGTCGGGAAAATTCCGGAAGACCGCCGCCGAGCTGGCCGCCGCGTCATGTTTGATGTGAATCATAACCTGCTGACCAGTCAGGCGCCGGGAACGTCACAAGAATTCGCGCTGGAAATCATTACGATACTGATGGGGAAAGCCAAGACGGCTGAAGTTGCCGAGCCCATGGTGATGTGGCCAAGCATGTGTTTCGATGTGGTGGGGAAAGGCTGA
- the thiI gene encoding tRNA uracil 4-sulfurtransferase ThiI has product MKFIVKPHPEIFVKSESVRKRFTKILECNIRIILQRLSDQVAVYNRRSYIDVSVKDETIRDQVLTVLTQTPGIHHVLEVKQTSFTDMHDIFEQTLAHVRDDLAGKTFCVRAKRTGKHDFTSIELERYVGGGLNQAVESAKVQLKNPQLTVKIEVDGDKLNHVLARHKGLGGFPLGTQEDVLSLISGGFDSGVSSYLHIKRGSKVHYCFFNLGGPAHEIGVKQVSNFLWKKFGSSAKVKFIAIDFEPVVAEILENVDDGQMGVVLKRMFMRAAGQVAERFGIQALVTGEALGQVSSQTLTNLRHIDNVTDSLILRPLINWDKEDIINVAREIGTEDFAKTMPEFCGVISKNPTVKAVKEKLETEEAKFDFAVLDRVVSEARVMDIRDIEKESQVQAPEIELVDQIDGNSTVLDIRSPDEEDESPLEIEGVEVKHLPFYKLATQFGDLPQDKTYLLYCARGVMSRLQALYLKENGFENVKVYRP; this is encoded by the coding sequence ATGAAATTTATTGTAAAGCCCCATCCCGAGATTTTTGTAAAGAGTGAGTCGGTGCGAAAGCGCTTTACCAAAATCCTGGAGTGCAATATCCGCATTATCCTTCAGCGCCTGTCCGATCAAGTGGCGGTTTATAACCGTCGCAGCTATATCGATGTGTCCGTGAAAGACGAAACGATACGTGATCAGGTGCTGACCGTGCTGACGCAGACGCCGGGCATTCATCATGTGCTGGAAGTGAAACAAACCAGCTTCACCGACATGCATGACATTTTCGAGCAGACGCTGGCTCATGTTCGTGACGATCTGGCAGGGAAAACATTCTGTGTGCGGGCCAAACGGACCGGCAAGCATGATTTTACCTCGATTGAGCTGGAACGTTATGTTGGCGGTGGTCTGAATCAGGCCGTTGAAAGCGCCAAAGTTCAGCTGAAGAATCCGCAACTGACCGTGAAAATCGAAGTCGACGGTGACAAGCTGAATCATGTTCTGGCACGTCATAAGGGCTTGGGTGGCTTTCCGCTGGGCACACAGGAAGATGTACTGAGCCTGATCTCCGGTGGTTTTGACTCCGGTGTTTCCAGCTATCTGCACATCAAACGGGGCAGTAAGGTGCATTACTGCTTCTTTAATCTGGGCGGTCCGGCCCATGAAATTGGTGTGAAGCAGGTTTCCAATTTCCTTTGGAAAAAATTCGGCTCCTCAGCCAAGGTCAAATTCATCGCTATCGATTTCGAGCCAGTGGTTGCTGAAATTCTGGAAAACGTTGATGACGGCCAGATGGGCGTCGTGCTTAAGCGGATGTTCATGCGTGCTGCTGGTCAGGTCGCTGAACGTTTCGGCATTCAGGCGCTGGTGACCGGTGAGGCACTGGGTCAGGTATCCAGCCAGACGCTGACGAATCTGCGTCACATTGATAACGTGACCGACTCTCTGATTTTGCGTCCGCTGATCAACTGGGATAAAGAAGACATTATCAATGTGGCCCGCGAGATCGGTACAGAAGATTTCGCCAAGACGATGCCTGAATTCTGCGGCGTGATTTCGAAGAACCCAACCGTGAAAGCGGTGAAAGAGAAACTCGAAACCGAAGAAGCTAAGTTTGACTTTGCGGTACTGGATCGCGTGGTGAGTGAAGCCCGTGTGATGGATATCCGTGATATCGAAAAAGAAAGTCAGGTGCAGGCACCGGAAATCGAGCTGGTGGATCAGATTGATGGTAACAGCACGGTGCTGGATATTCGCAGCCCGGACGAAGAAGATGAGAGTCCGCTGGAAATTGAAGGCGTGGAAGTGAAACACCTGCCATTCTACAAGCTGGCGACTCAGTTTGGTGATCTGCCGCAGGACAAGACTTATCTGCTGTACTGTGCCCGCGGTGTCATGAGCCGCCTGCAGGCGCTATACCTCAAAGAAAATGGCTTTGAGAACGTGAAGGTTTACCGCCCGTAA
- a CDS encoding flagellar motor protein MotB gives MDEIECNCKKGAPAWMSTFADLSTLLMCFFVLLLSFSEMDVLKFKQIAGSLKFAFGVQHMVEVKDIPKGTSVIAQEFRPGRPEPTPIEVIMQQTIDMTQRTLDFHDGESEKAGGTKREAGKLTGGRSEHTATQMNQNTRSEMTQSQQQLADILETAMEREIQENLIEVENLGQQVVIRIREKGAFPEGSAFLQPKFRPLVRQVADLVKDVPGIITVSGHTDNQRLDSELYRSNWDLSAQRAVSVAQEMEKVTGFDHSRMRVLGLADTAPLESNETAEGRKLNRRVEIAIMQGKPHYSDELTSDPAGESAVPPN, from the coding sequence ATGGACGAGATCGAATGCAATTGTAAGAAGGGGGCACCCGCCTGGATGTCGACCTTCGCCGATCTGTCGACCTTGCTGATGTGCTTTTTTGTACTGCTGTTGTCTTTTTCGGAAATGGATGTACTCAAGTTCAAACAGATCGCCGGCTCACTCAAGTTTGCGTTTGGTGTGCAGCATATGGTGGAAGTGAAGGATATCCCGAAAGGCACCAGCGTGATTGCGCAGGAGTTTCGTCCGGGACGGCCGGAGCCGACGCCGATTGAAGTGATCATGCAACAGACGATCGACATGACTCAGCGCACGCTGGACTTTCATGACGGGGAGTCTGAAAAGGCGGGCGGCACCAAGCGTGAAGCCGGAAAACTGACCGGCGGACGCTCTGAGCATACCGCCACGCAGATGAACCAGAATACCCGCTCAGAGATGACTCAGTCTCAGCAACAGCTGGCAGACATTCTGGAAACGGCGATGGAGCGTGAAATTCAGGAAAACCTGATTGAAGTGGAAAATCTGGGTCAGCAGGTGGTGATTCGGATCCGTGAGAAAGGCGCCTTTCCGGAAGGCTCTGCATTCCTGCAGCCGAAATTCCGTCCGTTGGTGCGTCAGGTGGCTGATCTGGTCAAAGATGTGCCTGGGATCATTACAGTTTCAGGCCATACCGATAACCAGCGTTTAGATTCGGAGCTTTACCGGTCGAACTGGGACTTGTCCGCACAACGCGCCGTGTCGGTGGCACAGGAAATGGAAAAAGTGACCGGCTTTGATCACAGCCGGATGCGGGTTCTGGGTCTGGCGGATACAGCGCCACTGGAAAGTAATGAAACTGCAGAAGGCCGTAAACTGAACCGCCGGGTTGAGATTGCCATCATGCAGGGTAAACCGCATTACTCTGATGAACTGACCAGTGATCCGGCAGGGGAATCTGCCGTCCCGCCAAATTAA
- the pomA gene encoding flagellar motor protein PomA — translation MDLATLIGLVGAFAFVIMAMLLGGSLDIFFNIPSVLIVLGGTLFVVLMKFSLSQFFGAAKIATKAFMFKTDDPEDLIAKIVEMADAARKGGFLALEEMEVNNSFLRKGIDLLVDGHDADVVRSTLQKDIGLTNERHERGISIFSSLGDVAPAMGMIGTLVGLVAMLTNMDDPKSIGPAMAVALLTTLYGSILANMVAIPIADKLSLRKNEERLNRRLILDGVLAIQDGQNPRVIDGFLKNYLHEKQRRIDVDE, via the coding sequence GTGGATTTGGCAACCCTCATAGGTTTAGTTGGTGCCTTTGCTTTTGTCATCATGGCGATGCTGCTGGGCGGCAGCCTGGACATCTTTTTTAATATACCTTCAGTTCTGATTGTTTTGGGCGGCACTCTGTTTGTCGTCCTGATGAAGTTCAGCCTGTCTCAATTTTTTGGCGCGGCCAAAATTGCGACCAAGGCCTTTATGTTCAAGACCGATGATCCGGAAGATCTGATCGCGAAGATCGTCGAAATGGCAGATGCTGCCCGTAAAGGCGGTTTTCTGGCACTTGAAGAAATGGAAGTGAATAACAGTTTCCTGCGCAAGGGAATTGATTTGCTGGTGGATGGTCACGATGCCGATGTCGTGCGCTCAACCCTGCAAAAAGACATCGGGCTGACCAATGAGCGTCACGAGCGCGGTATCAGTATTTTCAGTTCTCTGGGCGATGTTGCTCCTGCGATGGGGATGATCGGTACCTTGGTTGGTCTGGTGGCCATGCTGACAAATATGGATGACCCGAAGTCGATTGGTCCGGCCATGGCTGTTGCGCTGCTGACCACACTGTACGGCTCAATTCTGGCGAATATGGTCGCGATTCCGATTGCGGACAAACTGTCACTGCGTAAAAACGAAGAAAGATTGAACCGTCGTTTGATTCTGGACGGTGTTCTGGCGATTCAGGATGGTCAGAACCCGCGCGTGATTGACGGCTTCCTGAAAAACTACCTCCATGAAAAACAGCGTCGTATCGACGTTGATGAATAA
- the xseB gene encoding exodeoxyribonuclease VII small subunit: MATKKPEKMAFEEAMNELDVIVNELESGDIPLEDALKKFERGIALARNSQQKLTQAEQRVEILLQADDNAPLTDFDPSDD, from the coding sequence ATGGCGACTAAAAAACCAGAAAAGATGGCCTTTGAAGAAGCCATGAATGAACTCGATGTGATTGTCAACGAGCTGGAATCCGGTGATATCCCTTTAGAAGACGCGCTGAAAAAATTCGAGCGCGGGATTGCCCTGGCACGGAACAGCCAGCAAAAGCTGACTCAGGCTGAACAGCGTGTCGAAATTTTGCTTCAGGCGGATGACAACGCACCACTAACCGACTTTGACCCAAGCGATGACTAA
- the ispA gene encoding (2E,6E)-farnesyl diphosphate synthase, whose translation MTNSLSQQLAAYATRNNEQLERWLAQLPFADQPLVQAMRYGALLGGKRARPFLTYVTGQMLGVSEADLDAPAAAVECIHAYSLIHDDLPAMDDDELRRGQPTCHIAFDEATAILAGDALQTLAFEILASGQLSDAGNTQRIAMVRELAQAAGASGMCVGQALDLAAEKKKVGLAQLETVHRHKTGALIRCAVRLGALAAGEKGLAVLPQLDQFANAIGLAFQVQDDILDVISDTQTLGKPQGSDLALEKSTYPALLGLAGAQEKAQQLYQEALHALEAIPYNTDSLEVFARYVIERNN comes from the coding sequence ATGACTAACAGCCTTTCACAACAACTGGCCGCTTACGCGACCCGGAATAACGAACAACTGGAACGCTGGCTGGCCCAACTGCCGTTTGCCGATCAACCTTTAGTTCAGGCCATGCGTTATGGCGCGCTGCTGGGTGGAAAACGTGCCCGGCCATTCCTGACTTATGTCACCGGACAGATGCTGGGCGTGTCAGAAGCTGATCTGGATGCGCCGGCAGCGGCTGTTGAATGTATCCATGCCTATTCTCTGATCCATGACGATTTACCGGCCATGGATGACGATGAGCTGCGCCGTGGTCAGCCTACTTGCCACATTGCCTTTGACGAGGCCACCGCCATTCTGGCCGGAGATGCCCTGCAGACGCTGGCGTTTGAAATTCTGGCTTCCGGACAACTCAGCGATGCCGGCAACACCCAGCGCATTGCCATGGTCCGTGAACTGGCTCAGGCTGCCGGTGCTTCAGGCATGTGTGTCGGTCAGGCTCTGGATCTGGCTGCTGAAAAGAAAAAAGTGGGACTGGCACAGTTAGAGACGGTTCACCGCCACAAAACAGGCGCACTGATTCGCTGCGCCGTTCGGTTGGGGGCCCTGGCTGCCGGAGAGAAAGGGCTGGCGGTGCTGCCGCAACTGGATCAGTTCGCCAATGCAATTGGCCTGGCGTTTCAGGTGCAGGATGACATTCTGGATGTCATCAGCGATACCCAAACACTGGGCAAGCCGCAAGGATCTGATCTGGCGCTGGAAAAAAGTACTTATCCGGCACTGCTCGGTTTAGCCGGGGCGCAGGAAAAGGCACAGCAACTTTACCAAGAAGCCCTACACGCTCTGGAAGCTATACCCTACAATACAGATTCACTCGAAGTTTTTGCCCGATACGTTATCGAGCGCAACAACTAA
- the dxs gene encoding 1-deoxy-D-xylulose-5-phosphate synthase, which yields MTLDISKYPHLALANTPDELRLLPVESLPALCEELRTYLLNSVSQSSGHFASGLGAVELTVALHYVYNTPFDHLIWDVGHQAYPHKILTGRRDRLNTIRQKDGLHPFPWREESEYDVLSVGHSSTSISAGLGMAIAAEHEGAGRKVVSVIGDGAITAGMAFEAMNHAGDVHPNMLVILNDNEMSISENVGALNNHLARLLSGNFYTSIREGGKKVLSGAPPIKELVRRAEEHLKGMVVPGTMFEELGFNYIGPIDGHDVQELVRTIRNMRNLKGPQFLHIMTKKGKGYAPAEADPINYHAVPKFDLSQNPLPKAANSKPTFSKIFGDWLCDMAAQDDKLMAITPAMREGSGMVRFSKEYPDQYFDVAIAEQHAVTLATGMAIGGYHPVVAIYSTFLQRGYDQLIHDVAIMDLPVMFAIDRGGLVGADGQTHQGAFDLSFLRCIPNMVIMAPSDENECRQMLYTGHRHQGPSAVRYPRGSGTGVTPDSIMTELDIGKGIIRREGENVAILSFGTTLSYALEAAEALNATVADMRFVKPLDEALIRELASTHDVLVTVEENAIAGGAGSGVIEYLMQEKLLKPVLQIGLPDQFIHQGTQAELHAELEIDGPGIEAQIRRYLAR from the coding sequence ATGACACTGGATATTTCAAAATACCCACATTTGGCTTTAGCCAATACACCGGATGAACTCCGCTTACTGCCTGTGGAGAGTTTACCTGCACTCTGTGAAGAGCTGCGGACGTATCTGCTCAACTCTGTGAGCCAGTCCAGTGGACACTTTGCCTCCGGGCTGGGCGCCGTCGAACTGACGGTCGCTCTGCACTATGTGTACAACACCCCTTTTGATCACCTGATCTGGGATGTCGGCCATCAGGCATATCCGCATAAAATTCTGACCGGACGTCGCGATCGTCTGAACACCATCCGCCAGAAAGATGGGTTGCACCCGTTCCCCTGGCGTGAAGAAAGCGAATATGACGTGTTGTCGGTCGGTCACTCCTCGACCTCGATCAGCGCAGGCCTGGGCATGGCGATTGCCGCAGAACATGAAGGCGCTGGCCGGAAAGTGGTCAGCGTGATCGGTGATGGCGCCATTACAGCAGGCATGGCATTCGAAGCCATGAACCATGCCGGTGATGTGCACCCGAACATGCTGGTGATCCTCAATGACAATGAAATGTCGATTTCTGAAAACGTCGGTGCACTGAATAACCATCTGGCCCGCCTGCTGTCCGGCAATTTCTACACCAGTATTCGCGAAGGCGGCAAAAAAGTCCTGTCGGGCGCGCCGCCGATCAAAGAACTGGTCCGCCGTGCAGAAGAGCACCTCAAAGGCATGGTCGTGCCCGGCACCATGTTTGAAGAACTCGGCTTTAATTATATCGGCCCGATTGACGGCCATGATGTCCAGGAACTGGTGCGCACCATCAGAAATATGCGTAACCTGAAAGGCCCGCAGTTCCTGCACATCATGACGAAAAAAGGCAAAGGCTATGCCCCGGCAGAAGCTGACCCGATTAACTACCACGCGGTGCCAAAATTCGATCTGAGCCAGAACCCGCTGCCGAAAGCAGCCAACAGCAAGCCGACCTTCTCGAAAATTTTCGGAGACTGGCTGTGCGATATGGCTGCGCAGGATGACAAGCTGATGGCGATCACGCCAGCCATGCGTGAAGGTTCAGGCATGGTTCGCTTCTCGAAAGAGTACCCGGATCAGTATTTTGATGTGGCGATAGCCGAACAGCACGCTGTCACACTCGCCACAGGGATGGCTATCGGTGGCTATCACCCTGTGGTCGCGATTTACTCCACCTTCCTGCAGCGCGGTTATGATCAGCTGATCCACGATGTTGCGATCATGGACCTGCCTGTGATGTTTGCCATCGACCGGGGCGGTCTGGTCGGTGCCGACGGGCAGACGCATCAGGGGGCTTTTGATCTGAGCTTTCTGCGATGCATCCCGAACATGGTGATCATGGCGCCAAGCGATGAAAACGAATGCCGTCAGATGCTCTATACCGGCCATCGCCATCAAGGGCCAAGCGCCGTGCGATATCCGCGGGGCAGTGGCACAGGCGTAACCCCCGACAGCATCATGACAGAACTGGACATCGGCAAAGGGATCATCCGCCGCGAAGGGGAGAACGTTGCGATCCTGAGCTTCGGCACCACGCTGAGCTATGCGCTGGAAGCCGCCGAGGCGCTCAATGCAACGGTTGCAGATATGCGATTCGTGAAGCCGCTGGATGAAGCTCTGATCCGTGAACTGGCATCAACGCATGATGTGCTGGTTACTGTGGAAGAAAATGCCATTGCCGGTGGCGCAGGTTCCGGAGTGATTGAGTATCTGATGCAAGAGAAACTGCTCAAGCCCGTGCTGCAAATTGGCCTGCCAGACCAATTTATTCATCAGGGCACCCAGGCAGAGCTGCACGCAGAACTGGAAATTGACGGTCCGGGGATCGAGGCGCAAATCCGCCGCTATCTGGCCAGATAA